Below is a window of Rhodopseudomonas sp. P2A-2r DNA.
ATGAGGGCATCGGCGTGCTCTGGGCCACGCACCTGCTGGACGAGATCGTCGCCAATGATGATCTCGTGGTGCTGCATCAGGGCCGCGTGCTGGCGAAAGGTGTCGTCGATACAATCATATCCGACAGTGGCGCGCACGACCTGCACGGAGCCTTCATGCAGCTGACCGCAGGCGCCGCCGACGCCGGGAGCATCGTGCCATGACCGTCGTGACCTCGGACACGCCACGCGGATTTACGTTTGCGCAGTATGTCATCTGCCTCAACGGCATCGTCTGGCGCGAGGGCCTGCGCTTCCTGCATCAGCGCGAGCGCTTCATTTCCGCGCTGGTGCGGCCGCTGGTCTGGCTGTTCATTTTCGCCGCCGGCTTCCGCCAGGTGCTCGGGATTTCCATCATCCCGCCATACGAGACCTACATTCTCTATGAGGTCTACATCACGCCGGGACTGGTGGCGATGATCCAGCTGTTCAACGGCATGCAATCGTCGCTCTCCATGGTCTACGACCGCGAGATGGGCAACATGCGCACGCTGCTGGTCAGCCCGTTGCCGCGCTGGTATCTCTTGTCCTGCAAGCTGCTGGCCGGCACCGCCGTGTCGCTGCTGCAGGTCTACGCCTTCCTGGCGATCGCGTGGTTCTGGGATATCGAACCGCCCCATATTGGCTATTTCACCGTGCTGCCGGCGCTGGTGTTGAGCGGGCTGATGCTGGGCTCGCTGGGCATGCTGATCTCCTCGCGCATCACGCAGCTGGAGAATTTCGCCGGAGTCATGAACTTTGTCATCTTCCCGATGTTCTTCGCTTCATCGGCGTTGTACCCGCTGTGGCGGGTGCTGGAGGGCAGCCCACTGCTCTACCAGGTCTGCCTGTTCAATCCGTTCACCCATGCGGTCGAACTGATCCGCTTCGCGCTGTACGGCAAGATGAACTGGCTATCCTTCGCCGTGGTCGGCGGCTGCACCGCCGTGTTCATGATCGGCGCCGTGCTGGCCTATGACCCGTCGCGCGGCATCGCGCGATCCAGACCTGCAGGAGGCGAGACATGAAATGGCTGATGACGCTGGCCGCGTCGCTCGTTGTCGCAGCCATGGCCGCCCCTGCTTCGCGGCCGATCCGCGCTATCCCGATTGGCCCTGCGTTCAGGCCAAGGTGCCCGAGGTCTCGCTGGCCGCGGTATGGGCCGGGCCGGATCTCGACGATGTCGCCGGCAAGTGGAAGGACGACGCGAAGATCAGCGCGCTGGTGTCGCGGCTTGTCGCGCGGCGGACGCCGCTCGAGGAAGCCGAGAAAGCCGTCACCGCATTCCTGTCGGAAGCGGGCGCGGGAAAGGCCGAGGCGGGAAAGCTGCTGTTCTCCGGCCTGTTCGAAACGCTCAATGCACAGCGCGCGTCGGTGATGAACGGGCTGGAGCGGATCACCCGCAAGCAGCGCGCGGCGGCGGAGAAGATCCGCGCCGATACGCTGGCGCTGCAGGCCCAGCAAGGCGCAGCCACGCCCGATCCGGCCAAGGTCGAGGAATTCGGCAACCAGCTGGTCTGGGCAACCCGGATCTTCGACGACCGCCGCCGCGTCATCACCTTCGTCTGCGAGGTCCCGGTCGCTATCGACCAGCGCCTGTTCGCGCTCGGACGGGTGATCCAGCAGGAGATGGAGTAGCACCGGTGGTCATTCCGGGGCGTGCGCAGCGTCAGCTGCGCGCGAACCCGGAATCTGGAGATGTTCAGCGCAACACATCCCGGGATTCCGGGTTCGCTCGAGCTGCGCTCTCGCGCCCCGGAATGACGGTCTAGCAGCTTTACCGTGCCGGCGCAGCGTCCTCCGGCCGCGGTTGCGGCTGCGCGTCGACCAGCGGCAGAAGTGCGCCGTCCCAGCCGTCGGTGCCGTCCGGATACCATGCCACGTTGCTGTAGCCATAGCTCAGCGCGCGCTTGGCGGCATTCCACGACATCCAGCATTGGGCCTGGCAATAGAACAGCAGCGGCTTTGCCGGGTCGCCGCCGGTGGCCTGTGCCAGGCCGCGCTTGAAATACGCCTCGGTCGGCGCCGCCAGCGCGCCGTAGCCGGTGTCGACCAGCCAGATGCTGCCGGGAATGTTGGACCGCGGTATGTCGCGCCAGATGGTGCCGGCCGGCAGGTTGCGCGGCTTTGGCGCGCGCGGCATGACATCGATGAACACCGCCGCTTTGGCGCGCCAGATCGCTTCGGCCTCCGGCGTCGCGACCACGCGGGCGCCACGCAATGTGGCCGGGACCGGCGTGCGATAATTGTCGCTGCGGTAGCCGTCCGGCTCCGGTACGACCTGCTGGGCATGCGCGCATGTCGCGAAGGCCAGCAGGACGATGCCGGCCAGCGCTGGTCGCATCACGGCTGCTTGGCCGCGCTGTCTGCGCCGAGCGGGCGATCGTTCTCGTCCAGCAGCGGCACGCCATAGTCGAGCAGGATCTTGTTGATCGCCGGCTGGTTCTCATGGATCAAGCGGTTTAGCTGGCGTTTCCAGTTCTGATCGGCATGGCGCACGCCCATGCCGATGCGGAAGGCCGTCCTGGGTCCGACGGTCTCCTTGACCAGCGGCGCAATGTGCAGCGGCGGATCGGCACGCTTGGCGTAGTAGCCGGCCATCGGCCCCCACAGCACGGCGGCGTCGATGGTGCCGGCCTTGAGGTCGTCGATCATCGCCTGGCCGGAGGAATCGATCCGTGTGTCGATCATCAGCGGATAGGGCTTGGCGTTCACCATCAGTCCATTGGCGGCCATGTTGGTGGCCGGCGGCGTGCCGGCGACGATGCCGATGCGCTTGCCCTTCAGGCGGGGATCGCCGAGCGTCGCCACATCGTCGAGGCCCCCGCCCTGCTTGACGACAACGGCATAGGCCGTCCGGTAATAGGGATTGGTGAGCTGCACCAGATCGTCACCTTGCGGGAAGCCCATGATCACGTCGCAGCGATGTGCATTGAGGGTCATGCGGACGAAGCCGGTGGCGTCCGGATAGAACATGTAGTCGAGTTTCTTGTCGAGTTTCGCAGCAAAAAGCTCGGCAATCTTGTTCTCGAAGCCCTCCCCTTGTCGTTGGAGAACGGCAGGTTGCGCGGGTCGGCGCAGACCCGCAGCACCTTCGGATCCACCAGCTCGATGGACGGGTCAGCACTATCGGGCGGCGGCGCCTGTGCCGCCGCCGGGACCGCGGTCATGCCGAGCAAGAAAGCAGAGGCGACGATACCTGGCCAATTGCGCAAAGCGGCGTCTGTCATGGCCGTTGTTCCTTCCAGCCGGACTTCGTACGGCGTCCGAACCGCGTCACTTCCGGCCCATACAGGAATCTTCTGCCTGCTGTGCGGCGGGCGGCTTGTCCTCGTGCTTGGCCGGCCGCACTCGCGCCACCGCGTCGAAGCCGCGCGCCCGCAGATAGACGTAGATGTCATCGAGATAACAGGCGACGTTGGGGTTGTCGCCGAAGGCCGGCATGACGTTTTCCTGCGAGGAGGTCACATTCTTGCGACCGCTCGCCACCACGCCCAGGAAATCGCCATAGCTCATCGCTCTGACCGATTCCTTCAGTGCCGGCGCATAGGTCGACCCTTCGCCATCCGGGCCGTGGCAGACGTGGCACTCGGAATGATAGCGGCGGTAACCGGAATAGGTGTACCAGTCGACCGTGCCGTCGGGCGCGACCTTGTAGGTCGGATTGCCCTGCTTGTCGTAGTATTTGCCGTCTTCTGATTTGACGGCGGTGGGATCAAAGAGGTCTTCAGCGACAGCGAGTCCTCCGGATGCCACGACAGCGATCGCAGCAACCACAAAGCAGATTTTACGCAAGAGCATGTCCTCGACGTTCGGGCTTTGATGGGGGTGAGCGAACCGGCGCGTGGAAGGATCCACGCGCCGGCCGATGGTTGCCGTCTATTGCGGCAGCGCGAACACCGTGAGCGCTCCCCGAGCGCGGTGTAGTTGCTGAGTGCCGCATAGCCGCCGACCGCGCCGAGGCCTGCGGTCGGATCGGTCAGGCCAGCTGCCAGACCGATGCCTGCCCAGCCACCCACGCCGGACAGCACGGCGATATATTGCCTGCCATCCCGCTCATACGTCGTGACGTTGCCGATGATGCCGGACGGGGTCTTGAACTTGTACAGTTCCTTGCCCGTCTTGGCGTCAACCGCCTTCAGGTAACCTTCCAGCGTTCCGTAGAACACCACGCCGCCAGCTGTGGCGAGGGCGCCAGACCAGACCGAGAAGGCCTCCTTGTTCGACCAGGCGATCTTGCCGGTCTTGTTGTCCCACGCAATGAAGTTGCCCATATGCGTGTCACCCGGAGGCGGATACATCGACAGCGTCGCCCCGACATAGGGCTGACCGGCGGTGTAGCTCACCTTGAACGGCTCGTAGTCCATGCAGACATGGTTGGTCGGCACGTAGAACAGCTGGGTGTCCGGCGAATAAGCGGCCGGCTGCTGGTCCTTGGTACCGAGGGCAGCCGGGCAGATACCCTTGCTGTTGTGGTCCTCGCCGCCCGACTCGGTCGAGTATTGCGCGACGACCTTCGGACGCCCGTAGGTCGGCGACGACTTGTTCATGTCGACACCGGAGGTCCAGTTCACCTTCGGATCGTACTTCTCGGCCACCAGCAATTCGCCGGTAACGCGATCGAGCGTATAGCCGAGACCGTTGCGGTCGAAGTGGGTGAGCAGCTTTCGCGGCGCACCGTTGACCTGCTGGTCGCTCAGGATCATCTCGTTGACGCCGTCATAGTCCCATTCGTCATGGGGCGTCATCTGATAGACCCACTTGGCCATGCCGGTGTCGGCATCGCGCGCGAAGATGGTCATCGACCACTTGTTGTCGCCCGGGCGCTGCTTCGGATTCCAAGTCGAGGGATTGCCCGACCCGTAATACACCAAGTTCAGCTCAGGATCGTAGGAGGTCCAGCCCCATGTGCAGCCGCCGCCGATCTTCCACTGATCGCCCTGCCAGGTCTTGATGCTGGAGTCCTTGCCGACCGGCTTGCCGAGCTCGGTGGTCTTTACGGGATCGACCATGATCTGGTCATCCGGGCCTTCCGAGAAGGCACGCCAGGCCAGCTTTCCGGTCTTGGTATCGTAGGCCGTCATATGACATTGCACGCCGAACTCGCCGCCGGAAATGCCGATGAGAACCTTGTCCTTGACCACGAGCGGCGCCGACGTTCCGGTCGCGCCCTTGCCGGGATCGCCGTTCTTGACGGTCCAGTCCACCTTGCCGGTCTTGGCGTCGAGCGCCACCAGCGTGGTGTCGGCCTGATGCAGGAAGATCTTGCCGTCACCATAGGCGACGCCGCGATTGACCGTATCGCAGCACATCACGGGAATGACGTTGGGATCCTGCTTCGGCTCGTACTTCCAGACGATCTGGTTCTCCTTCGACAGGTCCATGGCGTAGACCTTGTTGGGGAACGGCGTGTGGACGTACATCATGTTGCCGATGATGAGCGGTCCGCCTTCGTGGCCGCGCAACACGCCGGTCGAGAATGTCCAAGCCACCTGCAGCTTGCCGACATTGTCGGCCGTGATCTGCTTCAGCTTGGAATAACGCTGACTGCCATAGTCGCCAGCCGGGATCACCCAATCCTTTGGATTTTGCGACATTTTGATGAGTTCATCATTGGCAAATGCGGCGCCTGAGGCAAACACCGCTGTCGCGCCAAGACAGGTCGCAAGCAGCACCTTGTGCATTTCGACTTCTCCCACATGATATTGTTCATTTTTATTTCAAACGCGACGGACCCGCAGCCCTCGAGCCCGACTTCAACAACAGGGATGCAGTTTAGCGACACTCTCGCGATCATGACGCGGCAACGTCATCGATCTCGTTGCAGACCAACTCATCTTCCGTGAACGTCGGCCATCCCAATCAACCGAGGTCCAATTGGAGTTCGAGTACGAAAATGGTATTCCCGTGAACTGACGCGCGCAATCGAAATAATTCACTACCCGGTTCGTCGCGCATCGCACAAAATTCCGTTTGCGTCGCCGCAACTTTTATTTGGTCAGTGCCACTGACGCACATGTCCGATGGAGCAAAACATCAATGAAAATGCGGTGGAATGCGCTTGTTGCTGCCGTCGCAATCGCCGCGACTACACTTGTGCAAGCGCAGCATGACAGCTCGGCGCTTGCGGTCGACGAAGTAGCACCCGGAATTTTTGTTCACATCGGCGCCATTTCCTTGATGACGCCGGGCAATGAAGGCGACGCGGCCAATGCCGGTTTCATCATCGGCGACGACGCCGTGGCGGTGATTGATAGCGGCGGCAGCGTGCGCGAAGGCCGCCGCCTGCTCGCCGCCATTCGTGCACATACGAAAAAACCGATTCGTTATGTGGTGAATACGCACGGGCATCCCGACCATGTCTTCGGGAACGCGGCATTCGTGGCCGATGGAACCGTATTCGTAGGCCACACGAAGCTCGCGCGCGCTCTGGAGGCACGCGGCGACTTCTATCTCGACACATTCCGCGGCGTCATCGGCGAAGATCTGATGGCCGAGGTGCGCATCGTCGCGCCGACCCTGCTGGTTGACGACGCGATGGAACTTGACCTGGGCGGCCGCAAACTCACATTGCAGGCATGGCCTGCCGCCCACACCGATCATGATCTCACAGTGTTCGATCGGAACACGGGAACTCTCTTTGCCGGCGACCTCGCCTTCATTTCGCATATCCCTGTGCTCGACGGCAGCCTGCGCGGCTGGCTCAAGGTGCTCGACAGGCTCGACGAATTGCCGGTCCAGCGTCTGGTCCCCGGACATGGGCCGGTGACTGCGGGGCGACACGGGCTGGACGATGAGCGTCGCTACCTGACAACGCTCATCACCGACATCCGGGCGCTCGTCGCCCGAGGGGCGCCAATGGCCGCGGCCAGTTCCGCCGCTGCGTCGGAGCGCACGCGCTGGCAGCTGTTCGACGACTATAACGGCCGCAATGCAACAACAGCCTTTTCAGAAATTGAGTGGGAATGAACGCGCAGCAGGCCTATTCTGTGGACTGTTGCGTCAACCATGGACAGGAAGCGCGACCATGTTTCGATCCGGACTCCGCCTCTTTTGCCTGGCCGCCCTGCTTGCCGTCGCGCCCGCGGCGCGCGCTGCAGCGCCCGATCCCTGGCCCGGTCTCGTACAGGACATCTTCAACAGTCGTGAGATCAAGGACGGTACGGGCATCATCGCGCTGCAGATGCCGGCCCGCGCCGAGGATGCCGCGATCGTTCCGGTGACACTGCGGGCACTGCTGCCGCCGACCGATCCGCGCCACGTCAAAGCCATCACCCTGGTGATCGACCAGAACCCGGCGCCGATGGCCGCGCGCTTCGTGCTCGGCGCGGACGCCGCGGTGTCGGAGATCTCGACCCGCGTCCGCGTCAACAACTACACCGATGTGCACGCCGTCGCCGAGCTCAGCGACGGCAACCTCTATATGGTGAAGACCTATGTGAAGGCGTCCGGCGGCTGCTCGGCGCCCACCGCCAAGAATGCCGACGAGTCCAAGACAAGAATCGGCCAGCTCCGGTTCCGGCAATTCTCCGGCGCCAGCGACGCCAAGGCCGGCAACGGCCCCGTCAGCCGCACCCGCGACGCCCAGGTCATGATCGGTCATCCCAACAATTCCGGATTGCAGATGGACCAGGTGACCCAGCTCTACATTCCGGCATTCTTTATCGACGCCATCAAGATCACGCAGGACGACGCGCTGGTGCTATCGATGGAGGGGGAATCTCGATCTCCG
It encodes the following:
- a CDS encoding ABC transporter permease, yielding MTVVTSDTPRGFTFAQYVICLNGIVWREGLRFLHQRERFISALVRPLVWLFIFAAGFRQVLGISIIPPYETYILYEVYITPGLVAMIQLFNGMQSSLSMVYDREMGNMRTLLVSPLPRWYLLSCKLLAGTAVSLLQVYAFLAIAWFWDIEPPHIGYFTVLPALVLSGLMLGSLGMLISSRITQLENFAGVMNFVIFPMFFASSALYPLWRVLEGSPLLYQVCLFNPFTHAVELIRFALYGKMNWLSFAVVGGCTAVFMIGAVLAYDPSRGIARSRPAGGET
- a CDS encoding PQQ-dependent catabolism-associated CXXCW motif protein encodes the protein MRPALAGIVLLAFATCAHAQQVVPEPDGYRSDNYRTPVPATLRGARVVATPEAEAIWRAKAAVFIDVMPRAPKPRNLPAGTIWRDIPRSNIPGSIWLVDTGYGALAAPTEAYFKRGLAQATGGDPAKPLLFYCQAQCWMSWNAAKRALSYGYSNVAWYPDGTDGWDGALLPLVDAQPQPRPEDAAPAR
- a CDS encoding c-type cytochrome, methanol metabolism-related, producing MLLRKICFVVAAIAVVASGGLAVAEDLFDPTAVKSEDGKYYDKQGNPTYKVAPDGTVDWYTYSGYRRYHSECHVCHGPDGEGSTYAPALKESVRAMSYGDFLGVVASGRKNVTSSQENVMPAFGDNPNVACYLDDIYVYLRARGFDAVARVRPAKHEDKPPAAQQAEDSCMGRK
- a CDS encoding quinoprotein relay system zinc metallohydrolase 2, which produces MRWNALVAAVAIAATTLVQAQHDSSALAVDEVAPGIFVHIGAISLMTPGNEGDAANAGFIIGDDAVAVIDSGGSVREGRRLLAAIRAHTKKPIRYVVNTHGHPDHVFGNAAFVADGTVFVGHTKLARALEARGDFYLDTFRGVIGEDLMAEVRIVAPTLLVDDAMELDLGGRKLTLQAWPAAHTDHDLTVFDRNTGTLFAGDLAFISHIPVLDGSLRGWLKVLDRLDELPVQRLVPGHGPVTAGRHGLDDERRYLTTLITDIRALVARGAPMAAASSAAASERTRWQLFDDYNGRNATTAFSEIEWE